The following DNA comes from Deltaproteobacteria bacterium.
GCCTGACATGGCTCCCAAAACGATGAAACAGCGCCTTCAGCTATTGGAGGACATATTCGAGAATATCCCTGTCGGGATTATCGTGATCGACTCGAGCGGCAAGGTGCTTATGATGAATCGCCGGCAGGAGAAGATATCGAGGGTCAGCCGTGACCAGGTGCTGGGAGGCTATTTCCACGAGAAATGGGAGCGTCTGTTCGACCAGGGAATTATGAGCGAATACTGGCATCTGCTCCGCGATCGGAAACCGTTCCAGTTGATCGTTCACGAGGTCTATCCTCAATTCTACGACCAGAAAATATCGGCCATCTCGAGGGGCGCCCCTTTGTCCGATCACAGCGGATTCGTTCTGCTGCATGAGGTTTCACCTGAAATCCAGCGCGATCGTCGAGGACTCCAGCAACTGTCCACGGAGCTGGAAGCTTCACGAAATTTTCTTCGCAACCTGATCGATTCGTCCCCAAACGTGGTGATCACCACGGAAGAAACGGGCGCCGTTACGTCACTCAATCGAACGGGGTCCATGGTTTTCCTCTATCGTGAAACCGATCTCCTGGGAAAACATATATCCACGCTCTTTGAAGACCCGAACGAGTTCGAGCGGGTTGCCGCTATTGCATCCATGGGACGCGGTCAGGAGGTGCGTTGCATCAAAAAGGACGGTACGCCTTTCCCTGCCCGGATGCAGATGCGAAACATCGAAGGGGATGAATCTCGGGCAAAGCTGCTGCTGTTTGTCGACCTCAGCCGGGAAAAGAGCATGGAGGAACGACTCGCTTTGTCGGAGAAGCTGGCCGTCTATTCCGAACTGACGGCCGGTATCGCCCATCAACTGAACAATCCCCTGGTCGGGGTGGCGAATTTTGCGGGTCTGCTGAAAGCGCAAACACCCCGGGACGACCCGAGTTGGGAGCTGATCGATACGATCTACGAGGCCGCTCAGAAGTGTCGGACCCTATTGTCTTCCATGATTCGGAACTTGCGGGAAGCCG
Coding sequences within:
- a CDS encoding PAS domain S-box protein, with translation MPDMAPKTMKQRLQLLEDIFENIPVGIIVIDSSGKVLMMNRRQEKISRVSRDQVLGGYFHEKWERLFDQGIMSEYWHLLRDRKPFQLIVHEVYPQFYDQKISAISRGAPLSDHSGFVLLHEVSPEIQRDRRGLQQLSTELEASRNFLRNLIDSSPNVVITTEETGAVTSLNRTGSMVFLYRETDLLGKHISTLFEDPNEFERVAAIASMGRGQEVRCIKKDGTPFPARMQMRNIEGDESRAKLLLFVDLSREKSMEERLALSEKLAVYSELTAGIAHQLNNPLVGVANFAGLLKAQTPRDDPSWELIDTIYEAAQKCRTLLSSMIRNLREAGTDFYPLDLREVLAGALEDARRQEKQADSIVHVSESWPETPAMIRGDALQLREAFKNILVNAFQAMPEGGDLSMVIDPNPSRGDVRIRIADTGEGIPEANREKVFHPFFTTKKNTGGGLGLSFAFRVIQNHSGRIDVRSGSGQGTTFTVVLPYPAEDGS